One genomic segment of Aquamicrobium sp. includes these proteins:
- a CDS encoding PRC-barrel domain-containing protein yields the protein MIRKLLATTAIATLVATGASFAQTAPAPTAPVEQAAPQVIHADGHLASDLLGQTVYSSAGDDGQNIGSISDIVLSPEGTAQAVVIGVGGFLGLGKKDVAIEYDLIQWTERDGSRYLIIETTPEALKALPDFDVAAYRPMPADAQIGNTTPATSTDLDAAKQAADAEAAVDAANDNATGAMPDTAADTTTDTTDGATDMTAQNEPAATPPAAAPATDETRTSAIDRSTMTEVPVAEIRADDLIGTTVYGAGDENVGSIADVILSADGQVDAVTVDVGGFLGIGAKEVALDFDNLAFMRDGDGDTHLYTPLTKEQLEAQPEYDAATFADSRDQQLIVIPR from the coding sequence ATGATCCGCAAGCTCCTGGCCACTACCGCCATTGCAACCCTCGTCGCGACGGGCGCGTCCTTCGCCCAGACCGCGCCTGCGCCGACGGCTCCCGTCGAGCAGGCGGCGCCGCAGGTGATCCATGCCGACGGCCATCTCGCCTCCGACCTCCTCGGCCAGACGGTCTATTCCAGCGCCGGTGACGACGGCCAGAACATCGGCAGCATCAGCGACATCGTCCTGTCGCCCGAAGGCACGGCCCAGGCCGTGGTGATCGGCGTCGGCGGCTTCCTCGGCCTCGGCAAGAAGGACGTCGCCATCGAGTACGACCTCATCCAGTGGACCGAGCGCGACGGCAGCCGCTATCTTATCATCGAGACCACTCCGGAGGCGCTGAAGGCGCTGCCCGACTTCGATGTCGCCGCCTATCGCCCGATGCCGGCCGACGCGCAGATCGGCAACACGACGCCGGCGACCTCGACCGATCTCGACGCCGCCAAGCAGGCTGCCGACGCGGAAGCCGCGGTGGACGCGGCCAATGACAACGCCACCGGCGCCATGCCCGACACCGCGGCCGATACGACGACCGACACCACCGACGGTGCGACCGACATGACGGCGCAGAACGAGCCGGCCGCAACCCCGCCTGCCGCCGCGCCCGCGACCGACGAAACCCGCACCTCGGCCATCGACCGCTCGACCATGACCGAGGTCCCGGTTGCCGAGATTCGCGCCGACGACCTGATCGGCACCACCGTCTACGGCGCGGGCGACGAGAATGTCGGCTCCATCGCCGACGTGATCCTGTCGGCCGACGGTCAGGTCGACGCCGTGACCGTCGATGTCGGCGGCTTCCTCGGCATCGGCGCCAAGGAAGTGGCGCTCGACTTCGACAACCTCGCCTTCATGCGTGACGGCGACGGCGACACGCACCTCTACACGCCCCTGACCAAGGAGCAGCTCGAGGCGCAGCCGGAGTACGACGCAGCGACCTTCGCCGACAGCCGCGACCAGCAGCTGATCGTCATCCCCCGCTAA